One window from the genome of Equus quagga isolate Etosha38 chromosome 6, UCLA_HA_Equagga_1.0, whole genome shotgun sequence encodes:
- the LOC124240732 gene encoding LOW QUALITY PROTEIN: guanylate cyclase soluble subunit beta-2-like (The sequence of the model RefSeq protein was modified relative to this genomic sequence to represent the inferred CDS: substituted 1 base at 1 genomic stop codon), translating to MTYTVYDDAITMKLIQEGCKALGISMEAILKLFGEYFFKFCKMSGYDRMLQTLGGNLTEFIENLDALHSYLALSYQEMNAPSFRVEREADGKTLLHYYSDRSGLCHIVPGIIEAVAKDFFNTEVTMDILDVNEEEERTGKKEHVVFLIVQKSPRQLRRAKPNRLQGSQGIQRDQEALDTAFLRMKEKYLSVSVCLVKKSRWEVVRSMVMLGKGHLVNNFVPIYPKRLWIEEKTFCNAFPFHIVFDESLRVKQAGVNIQKYVPGLQTQKIRLNEYFSIVHPQVTFNIVSICKFINSQFVLKARREMMPDAWKIQPPLKLRGQMIWMESMRCMIYMCSPKLRRLQELEAHKMYLSDIAPHDTTRDLILLNQQRLSEIELSNQLERKKEELRVLSKHLTIEKKKTETLLXAMLPEHVANQLKEGKKVAAGEFKTCTILFSDVVTFTNICAACEPIQIVNMLNSMYSKFDRLTSVHEVYKVETIGDAYMVVGGVPVPTGSHAQRVANFALGMRISAKEVMNPVTGEPIQIRVGIHTGPVLAGVVGDKMPRYCLFGDTVNTASRMESHGLPNKVHLSPTTYRALENQGFEIIERGEIEVKGKGKMTTYFLIQNLNASEDEIMGRPQTLLDHKEASAQGSRDSKPVAVLRYGDSRKVLPKSDVADSEDTRSVTKTPSSALHEKRIASDKSTPEGSPVAGQDSVELLSDNGLRIR from the exons GTATCTCCATGGAAGCCATTCTGAAACTCTTTGGAGAATACTTCTTTAAATTCTGCAAGATGTCTGGCTATGACAGGATGTTACAGACCCTGGGAGGAAATCTCACGGAGTTTATTGAAAACCTGGATGCCCTCCACAGTTACCTCGCACTCTCTTATCAG GAGATGAATGCACCATCGTTTCgtgtggagagagaagcagatgggAAAACGCTTCTCCACTATTACTCTGATAGAAGTGGTCTGTGCCACATCGTACCAG GTATCATTGAGGCTGTAGCCAAAGACTTCTTCAACACTGAAGTGACCATGGATATCCTTGACgtgaatgaggaagaggagaggacagggaaGAAGGAGCATGTTGTATTTCTGATTGTGCAGAAGTCTCCCAGACAGCTGAGAAGGGCAAAGCCAAACAGGCTACAAGGCAGTCAGGGCATCCAGAGAGACCAAGAG GCCCTGGACACAGCTTTCCTTAGGATGAAGGAGAAATATTTGAGTGTCTCAGTTTGTCTGGTGAAGAAGTCCCGCTGGGAAGTTGTGAGAAGTATGGTCATGTTAGGAAAAG GGCATCTCGTGAACAACTTTGTGCCGATTTATCCCAAGAGGCTCTGGATTGAAGAGAAGACGTTCTGCAATGCTTTTCCTTTCCACATTGTATTTGATGAATCA CTGAGGGTCAAGCAAGCTGGAGTGAATATTCAGAAGTACGTCCCAGGACTCCAAACCCAGAAGATTCGATTGAATGAGTATTTCTCCATCGTTCATCCCCAAGTTACCTTCAACATTGTCAGCATCTGCAAATTTATCAACAGTCAATTTGTCCTGAAGGCACGAAGGGAAATGATGCCTGACGCATGGAAAATTCAACCCCCCCTCAAACTACGAG GCCAGATGATCTGGATGGAGTCCATGCGGTGCATGATATACATGTGCTCCCCGAAGCTCCGCAGGCTGCAAGAGCTGGAGGCGCACAAGATGTATCTTTCTGATATCGCCCCCCACGACACCACCAGGGATCTCATCCTCCTGAACCAGCAGCGACTGTCTGAGATTGAGCTGTCCAAccagctggagaggaagaaggaggagctGCGGGTCCTCTCCAAGCACTTGaccatagaaaagaagaaaacagagacctTGCTTTAGGCCATGCTGCCTGAACATGTGGCCAACCAGCTGAAGGAGGGCAAAAAGGTTGCGGCAG GAGAATTTAAAACCTGTACAATCCTTTTTAGCGATGTGGTGACATTTACTAACATCTGTGCTGCCTGCGAACCTATCCAAATAGTGAATATGCTGAATTCAATGTACTCCAAGTTTGACAGATTGACCAGTGTCCACGAGGTCTACAAA gtGGAAACAATAGGAGATGCTTATATGGTGGTAGGGGGTGTACCGGTGCCTACTGGAAGCCATGCTCAAAGAGTGGCCAATTTTGCCTTGGGGATGAGAATTTCTGCAAAAGAAGTGATGAATCCTGTTACTGGAGAGCCCATCCAG ATCAGAGTGGGGATCCATACAGGACCAGTCTTAGCGGGTGTCGTGGGGGACAAGATGCCACGCTACTGCTTGTTTGGTGACACTGTGAACACAGCTTCTAGGATGGAAAGTCATGGGCTTCCCAACAAAGTGCACCTCAGCCCCACCACCTACAg AGCCCTGGAAAATCAAGGGTTTGAGATCATTGAGAGGGGTGAAATTGAAGTGAAAGGTAAAGGGAAGATGACCACGTACTTTCTGATCCAGAACTTGAATGCGTCAGAGGATGAGATCATGGGGAGACCTCAAACTCTGCTTGATCACAAGG AAGCAAGTGCTCAAGGAAGTCGAGACAGCAAACCTGTTGCAGTCTTGAGGTACGGGGACAGCCGGAAGGTGCTCCCCAAGAGTGATGTAGCAGACAGTGAGGACACAAGATCCGTTACAAAGACTCCCAGCTCTGCGTTGCATGAGAAGAGAATTG